In Myxococcus stipitatus, the following are encoded in one genomic region:
- a CDS encoding YciI family protein, with amino-acid sequence MSFMLLMMEAPGKRQARPLDEGQAAYARMMAFQEKLRSAGVLVTGEALKSDDNAVRIENLGGRRTVSDGPFTESKEIIGGFFLLNCKSREEALEFAMACPASDWGIVELREIAASCYE; translated from the coding sequence ATGTCATTCATGCTGCTGATGATGGAGGCCCCCGGTAAGCGTCAGGCGCGTCCGCTCGATGAGGGGCAGGCTGCCTACGCGAGAATGATGGCCTTCCAGGAGAAGCTGAGGAGCGCGGGTGTGCTCGTCACAGGCGAGGCGCTCAAGTCCGACGACAATGCGGTGCGCATCGAGAACCTCGGTGGGCGGAGGACCGTGAGCGACGGCCCCTTCACCGAGTCGAAGGAAATCATCGGCGGGTTCTTCCTCCTCAACTGCAAGTCGCGCGAGGAGGCGCTCGAGTTCGCCATGGCCTGTCCCGCGAGCGACTGGGGCATCGTCGAGCTGCGAGAAATCGCCGCCAGTTGCTACGAGTAG